Proteins encoded in a region of the Phoenix dactylifera cultivar Barhee BC4 chromosome 3, palm_55x_up_171113_PBpolish2nd_filt_p, whole genome shotgun sequence genome:
- the LOC103716484 gene encoding serine/arginine-rich SC35-like splicing factor SCL30 isoform X2, translated as MHCDGKCCSIMRRYSPAYYSPPRRGYTGRGRSPPRRGYSGYSGRKEQNNRSLLVRNIPLNCRPEDLRAAFERFGPVRDVYLPKDYYTGMPRGFGFVEFVDPYDASEAQYHMNRQIFGGREITVVLAAESRKRPEDMRNRARPRGLSGHDSRRSSYYGRSRSRSVSRSRSPRHSYRVRQRSRSYSPAPRYRGDHSVSPRRRQSGHTRSPRENPPQCDEDRNRRLHSPSQNDAHHNQADNRRDSFDAEEGSRSRWRSPRQTSGSPPGSRSRSADSSPRRNS; from the exons ATGCATTGTGATGGCAAATG TTGCTCTATCATGAGGAGGTATAGTCCAGCCTACTATAGTCCTCCAAGGAGGGGATATACTGGAAGGGGAAGAAGCCCACCAAGAAGGGGATATAGTGGGTACAGTGGCCGCAAGGAGCAGAACAACAGGAGTCTTTTGGTCCGCAACATTCCCCTAAATTGCAG ACCGGAAGACCTTCGTGCTGCATTTGAAAGATTTGGTCCAGTAAGGGATGTTTACTTGCCAAAGGACTATTATACTGG GATGCCCCGAGGATTTGGATTTGTGGAGTTTGTTGACCCTTATGATGCATCAGAAGCCCAGTATCACATGAACCGACAAATATTTGGTGGTAGGGAGATAACTGTAGTTCTTGCTGCAGAATCGAGGAAAAGGCCTGAAGACATGCGTAATAGAGCTAGGCCTAG AGGGCTTTCTGGTCATGATAGTCGCCGTTCTTCTTATTATG GGCGCTCCCGCTCTCGTTCGGTGTCTCGTTCACGCTCTCCTCGCCACTCGTATAGGGTTAGACAGCGGTCACG ATCATACTCACCTGCCCCGAGATACCGAGGTGACCACTCTGTTTCCCCAAGGAGAAGGCAGTCAGGTCATACAAGATCCCCAAGGGAGAATCCACCACAATGTGATGAGGATCGAAATCGGAGATTGCACTCTCCAAGTCAGAATGATGCTCATCATAATCAAGCTGACAACAG AAGGGATTCATTTGATGCTGAGGAGGGATCACGTTCCCGTTGGAGATCACCAAGACAAACCTCAGGTTCACCTCCTGGATCACGTTCGAGGTCTGCTGATTCATCCCCTAGGCGCAACAGTTGA
- the LOC103716484 gene encoding serine/arginine-rich SC35-like splicing factor SCL30 isoform X1 yields the protein MHCDGKCCSIMRRYSPAYYSPPRRGYTGRGRSPPRRGYSGYSGRKEQNNRSLLVRNIPLNCRPEDLRAAFERFGPVRDVYLPKDYYTGMPRGFGFVEFVDPYDASEAQYHMNRQIFGGREITVVLAAESRKRPEDMRNRARPRGLSGHDSRRSSYYGRSRSRSVSRSRSPRHSYRVRQRSRSYSPAPRYRGDHSVSPRRRQSGHTRSPRENPPQCDEDRNRRLHSPSQNDAHHNQADNRCDERDSFDAEEGSRSRWRSPRQTSGSPPGSRSRSADSSPRRNS from the exons ATGCATTGTGATGGCAAATG TTGCTCTATCATGAGGAGGTATAGTCCAGCCTACTATAGTCCTCCAAGGAGGGGATATACTGGAAGGGGAAGAAGCCCACCAAGAAGGGGATATAGTGGGTACAGTGGCCGCAAGGAGCAGAACAACAGGAGTCTTTTGGTCCGCAACATTCCCCTAAATTGCAG ACCGGAAGACCTTCGTGCTGCATTTGAAAGATTTGGTCCAGTAAGGGATGTTTACTTGCCAAAGGACTATTATACTGG GATGCCCCGAGGATTTGGATTTGTGGAGTTTGTTGACCCTTATGATGCATCAGAAGCCCAGTATCACATGAACCGACAAATATTTGGTGGTAGGGAGATAACTGTAGTTCTTGCTGCAGAATCGAGGAAAAGGCCTGAAGACATGCGTAATAGAGCTAGGCCTAG AGGGCTTTCTGGTCATGATAGTCGCCGTTCTTCTTATTATG GGCGCTCCCGCTCTCGTTCGGTGTCTCGTTCACGCTCTCCTCGCCACTCGTATAGGGTTAGACAGCGGTCACG ATCATACTCACCTGCCCCGAGATACCGAGGTGACCACTCTGTTTCCCCAAGGAGAAGGCAGTCAGGTCATACAAGATCCCCAAGGGAGAATCCACCACAATGTGATGAGGATCGAAATCGGAGATTGCACTCTCCAAGTCAGAATGATGCTCATCATAATCAAGCTGACAACAGGTGTGACGA AAGGGATTCATTTGATGCTGAGGAGGGATCACGTTCCCGTTGGAGATCACCAAGACAAACCTCAGGTTCACCTCCTGGATCACGTTCGAGGTCTGCTGATTCATCCCCTAGGCGCAACAGTTGA
- the LOC103716482 gene encoding flowering-promoting factor 1-like protein 3, translating to MSGVWVFRNGVARRIENPTRESLESATASAGGGGGGRRSELVYVPTGEVVGSHEELERRLGELGWVPYLAGRPELIQYHRGAASPDLISLPRRFADLRSIHMYDIAVKNRSFFLVRDRPSTRATVN from the coding sequence ATGTCGGGGGTGTGGGTGTTCAGGAACGGGGTCGCGCGGCGGATAGAGAACCCCACGAGGGAGAGCCTCGAGAGCGCCACCGCctcggccggcggcggcggaggtggGAGGAGGAGCGAGCTGGTGTACGTGCCCACGGGGGAGGTGGTGGGTTCGCATGAGGAGCTGGAGCGCCGGCTGGGGGAGCTGGGGTGGGTGCCGTACCTCGCGGGGCGGCCGGAGCTTATCCAGTACCACCGGGGCGCTGCCTCGCCGGACCTCATCTCCCTTCCCCGCCGGTTCGCCGACCTCCGGTCCATCCACATGTACGACATCGCCGTCAAGAACCGCTCGTTCTTCCTGGTCCGGGACCGTCCGTCGACGAGGGCCACGGTGAATTGA
- the LOC103716483 gene encoding receptor-like cytoplasmic kinase 176 — protein MGNCWSARIKAESPCHSASASGVNSRNNSKDGNGLMSGSSSRASSSSVALTSRSEDEILQSSKLRCFTFSDLKTATRNFRPDSVLGEGGFGSVFKGWIDEHALTASKPGTGMVIAAKRLNHEGFQGHREWLAEVNYLGQLYHPNLVRLIGYCSEDEHRLLVYEFMSRGSLENHLFRRGSYFQPLPWNLRMKVALGAAKGLAYLHGAETKVIYRDFKTSNVLLDSNYNAKLSDFGLAKDGPTGDKTHVSTRVIGTYGYAAPEYLATGHLTAKSDVFSFGVVLLEMLSGRRAIDKNRPPGEHNLVEWARPYLTHKRKIFRVLDTRLEGQYSLAAAQKAAALALHCLSTEAKFRPTMDEVVSTLEQLQDNKDAAKHSQSEPKASSRSLGSSGHKLGHRSLEEAGTRKVAYPRPSASPLRS, from the exons ATGGGGAACTGCTGGAGCGCGAGGATCAAGGCGGAGAGCCCCTGCCACAGCGCTTCAGCTTCAG GTGTAAACTCTAGGAATAATAGCAAAGACGGAAATGGGTTGATGAGTGGTTCTAGCAGCCGGGCATCCTCATCTTCCGTGGCTCTGACTTCTCGTAGCGAGGATGAGATCTTGCAATCTTCCAAGCTGAGGTGCTTCACCTTCAGTGATCTCAAAACCGCCACCAGGAATTTCCGCCCCGATAGCGTATTGGGAGAGGGGGGCTTCGGTTCTGTCTTCAAGGGATGGATCGATGAGCATGCATTGACAGCATCCAAGCCTGGGACTGGGATGGTCATCGCTGCGAAAAGGCTCAACCATGAAGGTTTCCAGGGTCATAGGGAATGGTTG GCAGAAGTCAATTACCTGGGTCAGCTGTACCATCCCAATCTTGTGAGATTAATCGGATATTGCTCGGAGGACGAACACCGCCTGCTGGTCTACGAGTTCATGTCACGCGGAAGCTTGGAGAACCATCTTTTCAGAA GGGGGTCATACTTCCAACCTCTACCTTGGAACCTTCGAATGAAGGTTGCACTTGGAGCTGCCAAGGGACTGGCTTATCTTCATGGTGCCGAAACAAAAGTCATATATCGTGACTTTAAGACTTCCAATGTCCTCCTTGATTCG AACTACAACGCAAAGCTTTCTGATTTTGGATTGGCAAAGGATGGTCCTACTGGTGACAAGACCCATGTCTCTACCAGGGTTATCGGGACATATGGATATGCGGCTCCCGAATATCTTGCAACTG GTCATCTAACTGCCAAGAGTGACGTGTTTAGCTTCGGAGTCGTTCTTCTAGAAATGTTATCCGGACGACGTGCCATCGACAAGAATCGCCCACCTGGAGAGCATAATCTGGTAGAATGGGCAAGGCCTTACCTCACGCATAAACGCAAGATATTTCGCGTCTTGGATACCCGGCTCGAGGGGCAGTATTCGCTAGCAGCAGCACAGAAGGCTGCTGCACTTGCATTACATTGCCTATCCACAGAAGCCAAGTTCAGACCCACCATGGATGAAGTGGTATCAACGTTGGAACAGCTTCAGGACAACAAGGACGCTGCAAAACATTCTCAGTCTGAACCAAAAGCGAGTTCTAGGAGCCTTGGGAGCAGCGGCCACAAGCTGGGCCATAGAAGTTTGGAAGAGGCTGGGACTAGAAAAGTTGCATATCCGAGACCATCGGCTTCACCTCTTCGTTCCTAG
- the LOC103716484 gene encoding serine/arginine-rich SC35-like splicing factor SCL30 isoform X3, which produces MYSCSIMRRYSPAYYSPPRRGYTGRGRSPPRRGYSGYSGRKEQNNRSLLVRNIPLNCRPEDLRAAFERFGPVRDVYLPKDYYTGMPRGFGFVEFVDPYDASEAQYHMNRQIFGGREITVVLAAESRKRPEDMRNRARPRGLSGHDSRRSSYYGRSRSRSVSRSRSPRHSYRVRQRSRSYSPAPRYRGDHSVSPRRRQSGHTRSPRENPPQCDEDRNRRLHSPSQNDAHHNQADNRCDERDSFDAEEGSRSRWRSPRQTSGSPPGSRSRSADSSPRRNS; this is translated from the exons ATG TATAGTTGCTCTATCATGAGGAGGTATAGTCCAGCCTACTATAGTCCTCCAAGGAGGGGATATACTGGAAGGGGAAGAAGCCCACCAAGAAGGGGATATAGTGGGTACAGTGGCCGCAAGGAGCAGAACAACAGGAGTCTTTTGGTCCGCAACATTCCCCTAAATTGCAG ACCGGAAGACCTTCGTGCTGCATTTGAAAGATTTGGTCCAGTAAGGGATGTTTACTTGCCAAAGGACTATTATACTGG GATGCCCCGAGGATTTGGATTTGTGGAGTTTGTTGACCCTTATGATGCATCAGAAGCCCAGTATCACATGAACCGACAAATATTTGGTGGTAGGGAGATAACTGTAGTTCTTGCTGCAGAATCGAGGAAAAGGCCTGAAGACATGCGTAATAGAGCTAGGCCTAG AGGGCTTTCTGGTCATGATAGTCGCCGTTCTTCTTATTATG GGCGCTCCCGCTCTCGTTCGGTGTCTCGTTCACGCTCTCCTCGCCACTCGTATAGGGTTAGACAGCGGTCACG ATCATACTCACCTGCCCCGAGATACCGAGGTGACCACTCTGTTTCCCCAAGGAGAAGGCAGTCAGGTCATACAAGATCCCCAAGGGAGAATCCACCACAATGTGATGAGGATCGAAATCGGAGATTGCACTCTCCAAGTCAGAATGATGCTCATCATAATCAAGCTGACAACAGGTGTGACGA AAGGGATTCATTTGATGCTGAGGAGGGATCACGTTCCCGTTGGAGATCACCAAGACAAACCTCAGGTTCACCTCCTGGATCACGTTCGAGGTCTGCTGATTCATCCCCTAGGCGCAACAGTTGA
- the LOC103716484 gene encoding serine/arginine-rich SC35-like splicing factor SCL30 isoform X4, whose amino-acid sequence MRRYSPAYYSPPRRGYTGRGRSPPRRGYSGYSGRKEQNNRSLLVRNIPLNCRPEDLRAAFERFGPVRDVYLPKDYYTGMPRGFGFVEFVDPYDASEAQYHMNRQIFGGREITVVLAAESRKRPEDMRNRARPRGLSGHDSRRSSYYGRSRSRSVSRSRSPRHSYRVRQRSRSYSPAPRYRGDHSVSPRRRQSGHTRSPRENPPQCDEDRNRRLHSPSQNDAHHNQADNRCDERDSFDAEEGSRSRWRSPRQTSGSPPGSRSRSADSSPRRNS is encoded by the exons ATGAGGAGGTATAGTCCAGCCTACTATAGTCCTCCAAGGAGGGGATATACTGGAAGGGGAAGAAGCCCACCAAGAAGGGGATATAGTGGGTACAGTGGCCGCAAGGAGCAGAACAACAGGAGTCTTTTGGTCCGCAACATTCCCCTAAATTGCAG ACCGGAAGACCTTCGTGCTGCATTTGAAAGATTTGGTCCAGTAAGGGATGTTTACTTGCCAAAGGACTATTATACTGG GATGCCCCGAGGATTTGGATTTGTGGAGTTTGTTGACCCTTATGATGCATCAGAAGCCCAGTATCACATGAACCGACAAATATTTGGTGGTAGGGAGATAACTGTAGTTCTTGCTGCAGAATCGAGGAAAAGGCCTGAAGACATGCGTAATAGAGCTAGGCCTAG AGGGCTTTCTGGTCATGATAGTCGCCGTTCTTCTTATTATG GGCGCTCCCGCTCTCGTTCGGTGTCTCGTTCACGCTCTCCTCGCCACTCGTATAGGGTTAGACAGCGGTCACG ATCATACTCACCTGCCCCGAGATACCGAGGTGACCACTCTGTTTCCCCAAGGAGAAGGCAGTCAGGTCATACAAGATCCCCAAGGGAGAATCCACCACAATGTGATGAGGATCGAAATCGGAGATTGCACTCTCCAAGTCAGAATGATGCTCATCATAATCAAGCTGACAACAGGTGTGACGA AAGGGATTCATTTGATGCTGAGGAGGGATCACGTTCCCGTTGGAGATCACCAAGACAAACCTCAGGTTCACCTCCTGGATCACGTTCGAGGTCTGCTGATTCATCCCCTAGGCGCAACAGTTGA
- the LOC103716485 gene encoding triosephosphate isomerase, cytosolic, translating into MGRKFFVGGNWKCNGTTDEVKKIVTTLNEAEVPSEDVVEVVVSPPFVFLTLVKGLLRSDFNIAAQNCWVRKGGAFTGEVSAEMLVNLGIPYVILGHSERRQLLREANDFVGDKVAYALSQGLKVIACVGETLEQRESGSTMDVVAAQTKAIADRISDWTNVVVAYEPVWAIGTGKVATPAQAQEVHCGLRKWLHANVSAEVAASTRIIYGGSVSGANCKELAAQPDVDGFLVGGASLKPEFVDIIKSATVKSSA; encoded by the exons ATGGGCAGAAAATTTTTCGTTGGCGGCAACTGGAAATGC AATGGGACAACCGATGAAGTTAAGAAGATTGTCACTACCTTGAATGAGGCTGAAGTACCCTCCGAGGATGTTGTGG AGGTTGTTGTGAGCCCTCCATTTGTGTTCCTTACCTTGGTAAAAGGTTTGTTGCGATCTGATTTTAATATTGCTGCGCAAAATTGCTGGGTGAGGAAAGGCGGTGCTTTCACCGGTGAAGTCAG TGCAGAAATGCTTGTTAATCTTGGCATTCCTTATGTCATATTGGGTCACTCTGAGCGGCGGCAATTGTTACGTGAAGCTAATGAT TTTGTTGGAGATAAAGTTGCATATGCACTTTCGCAAGGTCTGAAGGTGATTGCTTGTGTTGGTGAGACTCTTGAGCAGCGAGAATCAGGATCAACTATGGATGTTGTTGCTGCACAAACAAAAGCAATTGCAG ATAGGATATCAGATTGGACCAATGTCGTAGTGGCCTATGAGCCAGTTTGGGCCATTGGCACTGGCAAGGTTGCAACTCCAGCTCAGGCTCAGGAA GTGCACTGTGGCTTGAGGAAGTGGCTTCATGCAAATGTGAGTGCTGAAGTTGCTGCATCGACTAGGATCATATATGGAG GTTCTGTAAGTGGAGCAAACTGCAAAGAATTGGCTGCGCAGccggatgttgatggatttctTGTGGGTGGAGCTTCTTTGAAG CCTGAATTTGTGGACATCATCAAATCTGCTACAGTCAAGTCATCCGCATAG